The following are encoded in a window of Rhizobium sp. 11515TR genomic DNA:
- a CDS encoding SDR family oxidoreductase, with translation MSKQVIVITGASSGFGALTARALAKAGHTVYAGIRETKGRNAAQVEAAAAFATENGVDLRTVELDVASDASVEAGIAAVISEQGRIDTIIHNAGHMSFGPAEAFTPEQFAELYDINVLSTQRVNRAVLPYLRKQGTGLVVWVSSSSTRGGTPPYLSPYFAAKAAMDSLAVSYASELTRWGIETAIIVPGAFTKGTNHFAHSGSPADKARAAEYDDGPYAGVPDQALRGLASLEPADADAASVATAIVDIVDMPFGSRPFRTHIDPSEDGAEIVNGVADRVRAELFRRIGLEDLLKPHAKA, from the coding sequence ATGAGCAAGCAAGTCATCGTAATCACTGGCGCATCGAGCGGTTTCGGCGCTCTGACGGCACGCGCGCTCGCCAAGGCAGGACATACGGTTTATGCGGGTATCCGCGAAACCAAGGGACGCAATGCGGCGCAGGTCGAGGCAGCGGCGGCTTTCGCCACGGAGAACGGCGTCGATCTCAGGACCGTCGAACTCGATGTTGCCTCGGATGCTTCCGTCGAAGCCGGCATTGCCGCAGTCATCTCCGAGCAGGGCCGCATCGATACCATCATCCACAATGCCGGCCACATGTCCTTCGGTCCCGCCGAAGCCTTTACGCCCGAGCAGTTCGCCGAACTCTACGATATCAACGTGCTCAGCACCCAGCGGGTCAACCGCGCCGTGCTGCCTTACTTGCGCAAGCAGGGCACCGGCCTGGTTGTCTGGGTTTCCTCGTCCAGCACGCGTGGCGGCACGCCGCCGTACCTCTCGCCTTATTTCGCAGCCAAAGCGGCCATGGATTCGCTTGCGGTGTCCTATGCGTCCGAGCTGACCCGCTGGGGCATCGAAACCGCCATCATCGTGCCCGGTGCCTTCACAAAGGGCACGAATCATTTTGCCCATTCCGGCTCGCCGGCCGATAAGGCGCGCGCCGCCGAATATGATGACGGTCCCTATGCCGGCGTTCCCGACCAAGCGCTGAGGGGGCTTGCCTCATTGGAGCCGGCGGACGCCGATGCCGCTTCGGTGGCGACCGCAATCGTGGATATTGTCGACATGCCGTTTGGTTCGCGGCCGTTCCGTACCCATATAGATCCTTCAGAGGATGGTGCTGAGATCGTCAACGGTGTTGCCGATCGGGTTCGGGCAGAGCTTTTCCGGCGCATCGGTTTGGAAGACCTGCTGAAGCCGCATGCA
- the ggt gene encoding gamma-glutamyltransferase yields MRHFRQRAISSVTLVTFALFSVTARAAAPPPVEAEHGMVVTAQHLATDVGVEVLKNGGNAVDAAVAVGYALAVVYPTAGNIGGGGFMTIRMRDGKTTFLDFRERAPLAATKGMYLDDKGNIVKGASTDGYLAVGVPGSVMGFETAREKYGTKSRQDLIAPAIRYAKEGFTLNQADAAELNEGKKWLSRDPATAAIFTKSDGKPFATGDKLVQPDLANALSGISDQGPDGFYKGPVANAIVKASQDKGGILANQDFEQYKVRELEPVKCNYRGYEIISSPPPSSGGVIICEILNVLEGYPLSYTGYASADTVHYMVEAMRYAYVDRNSALGDPDFVDNPVSKLLDKAYAQKIRDGISPYKAGVSKDLMPKGLGESHETTHYSIVDNDGNAVAVTYTLNGSFGAGVVAPGTGILLNNEMDDFTSKPGVPNLYGLVQGEANAIQPKKTPLSSMSPTIVTKDGKPFMVIGSPGGSRIITITLEAIINVIDFGMNIQEAIDAPRIHHQWLPDKVYMEPRALSPDTIKLLTGMGYTVQVDNSWPIWGQAAGILVGGKSLSDIAKGGGARYNGAVDSRAGSGLAEGY; encoded by the coding sequence ATGCGCCACTTCCGCCAGCGGGCGATTTCGTCGGTAACCCTGGTCACATTTGCTCTCTTTTCCGTCACTGCCAGAGCTGCCGCGCCGCCACCGGTCGAGGCGGAGCATGGCATGGTGGTCACCGCTCAACATCTCGCCACCGATGTCGGCGTCGAGGTGCTCAAGAATGGTGGCAATGCCGTCGATGCCGCCGTTGCGGTCGGCTATGCACTGGCCGTGGTCTACCCGACCGCCGGCAATATCGGCGGCGGCGGCTTCATGACCATCCGTATGCGCGACGGCAAGACCACTTTCCTCGATTTCCGCGAGCGCGCACCCCTGGCGGCGACCAAAGGCATGTATCTCGACGACAAGGGCAATATCGTCAAAGGCGCCAGCACGGACGGCTATCTCGCTGTCGGCGTTCCCGGCTCGGTCATGGGCTTCGAGACGGCCCGCGAGAAATACGGCACCAAGTCCCGCCAGGATCTGATCGCGCCGGCCATTCGCTATGCCAAGGAAGGCTTCACGCTGAACCAGGCCGATGCCGCCGAGCTGAACGAGGGCAAGAAGTGGCTCTCGCGCGATCCGGCCACTGCCGCGATCTTCACCAAATCCGATGGCAAACCCTTCGCGACGGGCGACAAGCTGGTGCAGCCGGATCTCGCCAATGCCCTATCAGGCATTTCCGATCAGGGGCCGGATGGCTTCTACAAGGGGCCAGTCGCCAACGCCATCGTCAAGGCAAGCCAGGACAAGGGCGGCATTCTCGCAAACCAGGATTTCGAACAATACAAGGTCCGCGAGCTCGAGCCCGTGAAGTGCAATTATCGCGGATATGAGATCATCTCCTCGCCGCCGCCCTCCTCCGGCGGCGTCATCATCTGCGAAATCCTCAATGTATTGGAAGGCTACCCGCTCTCCTATACCGGCTACGCTTCGGCCGATACGGTCCATTACATGGTCGAAGCCATGCGCTACGCCTATGTCGATCGCAACTCCGCGCTCGGCGACCCTGACTTCGTCGACAATCCCGTCAGCAAGCTGCTGGACAAGGCCTATGCCCAGAAGATCCGCGACGGCATCTCTCCCTATAAGGCCGGCGTTTCCAAGGATCTGATGCCGAAGGGCCTCGGCGAAAGCCACGAGACGACCCATTATTCGATCGTCGACAATGACGGCAATGCCGTCGCCGTCACCTATACGCTGAACGGCTCCTTCGGTGCCGGCGTCGTTGCGCCCGGCACGGGCATCCTCTTGAACAACGAGATGGATGATTTCACCTCCAAGCCGGGGGTGCCCAACCTTTATGGCCTAGTGCAGGGCGAGGCCAACGCCATCCAGCCGAAGAAGACGCCGCTCTCCTCCATGAGCCCGACGATCGTTACCAAGGACGGCAAGCCCTTCATGGTGATCGGCAGCCCCGGCGGCTCGCGCATCATCACCATCACGCTGGAAGCAATCATCAACGTCATCGATTTCGGCATGAACATTCAGGAGGCGATCGATGCTCCGCGCATCCATCACCAATGGCTACCGGACAAGGTCTACATGGAGCCGCGTGCGCTTTCGCCCGATACGATCAAGCTTCTGACCGGCATGGGCTACACGGTTCAGGTCGACAATAGCTGGCCGATCTGGGGCCAGGCCGCTGGCATCCTCGTCGGCGGCAAGAGCCTCAGCGACATCGCCAAGGGCGGTGGCGCCCGCTACAACGGCGCCGTGGATAGCCGTGCCGGCTCGGGGCTTGCCGAAGGCTACTGA
- a CDS encoding OsmC family protein — MAELKVKTRQTGATATVGRTGFPHVTSVTGGEIDIVTSPSQPGFNPLDLLYSSLSACLVLSARMAASSLGVLDKLTEVTAVVTGEKATEGLSRVEKFNIAFTIKGDFSDEIRNAIAHAAEDEICTVSNTIRGNPQFETTISG, encoded by the coding sequence ATGGCCGAACTGAAAGTGAAGACGAGGCAGACGGGCGCGACCGCTACGGTCGGCCGCACCGGTTTTCCGCATGTGACGTCGGTCACGGGCGGCGAAATCGATATCGTCACTTCGCCGTCGCAGCCGGGTTTCAATCCGCTGGATCTGCTTTACTCGTCGCTCTCGGCCTGCCTTGTCTTGAGCGCCCGCATGGCGGCAAGCAGCCTCGGCGTACTCGACAAGCTCACCGAAGTCACCGCCGTCGTCACGGGTGAGAAGGCGACCGAAGGCCTCTCTCGCGTGGAGAAGTTTAATATTGCCTTCACCATCAAGGGCGATTTCAGCGATGAAATCCGCAACGCGATCGCGCATGCCGCCGAAGATGAGATCTGCACGGTAAGCAACACGATCCGCGGCAATCCGCAGTTCGAGACGACGATTTCGGGGTGA
- a CDS encoding LysR family transcriptional regulator, with protein MDRFDAMRVFCRVVERRSFTLAAEDTGLPRSTVTDAIKQVEARLGVRLLQRTTRHVSPTLDGEAYYQRCLRILSDIEDAEGAFAGAKPKGVLRVDVHGTLARHFVLPNLPSFLEAYPDIELQITEGDRFVDLIREGIDCVLRVGSLQDSDMIGRRIAMLEEVTLAAPAYVERFGMPAHPEKLDGHRMVGFRSSATGGLLPLEFQIDGAVREITLPATISVNAAESYFAAAKLGLGLIQVPRYHAEEALRSHELLHVLPDYPPTRTPVSMLYPRSRQLSPRVRVFIDWFVKVFAGQNSTEVEAG; from the coding sequence ATGGACAGATTCGATGCCATGCGGGTATTTTGCCGGGTCGTGGAACGACGCAGCTTCACGCTGGCCGCCGAAGATACCGGCCTACCCCGTTCGACGGTGACGGATGCGATCAAACAGGTCGAGGCGCGTCTTGGCGTGCGCCTGCTACAGCGCACGACGCGGCATGTCAGCCCGACGCTCGACGGCGAAGCCTATTACCAGCGCTGCCTGCGCATCCTCTCAGATATCGAGGATGCAGAAGGCGCCTTTGCCGGGGCGAAGCCGAAGGGGGTCCTCCGCGTCGACGTGCATGGAACGCTTGCGCGGCACTTCGTCCTGCCGAACCTACCCTCCTTTCTCGAAGCCTATCCCGACATCGAATTGCAGATCACCGAGGGCGACCGGTTCGTCGATCTCATCCGCGAGGGGATCGATTGCGTGCTACGGGTCGGCTCGCTGCAAGATAGCGACATGATCGGCCGCCGCATCGCGATGCTGGAAGAGGTAACACTTGCGGCACCCGCCTATGTCGAGCGCTTCGGCATGCCCGCCCATCCGGAGAAGCTCGACGGCCACCGCATGGTCGGCTTCCGCTCCTCCGCAACGGGCGGATTGCTGCCGTTGGAATTCCAGATCGACGGCGCCGTGCGCGAAATCACCCTGCCGGCCACCATCTCCGTCAATGCGGCCGAGAGTTACTTCGCCGCCGCCAAACTTGGCCTCGGCCTGATCCAGGTTCCGCGCTATCACGCCGAGGAAGCCCTACGATCGCACGAGCTACTGCATGTCCTTCCGGACTATCCGCCGACGCGAACGCCCGTCTCGATGCTCTATCCGCGCAGCCGCCAGCTTTCGCCACGGGTTCGCGTCTTCATAGACTGGTTCGTCAAGGTTTTTGCCGGACAGAACAGCACTGAAGTCGAGGCCGGATGA
- a CDS encoding LLM class flavin-dependent oxidoreductase, with translation MTEQKQLKLGAFMRPVSLHTGAWRYPGAYPDANFNFQHIKSFAQELEKAKFDAFFMADHLAVLNMPIEALKRSQTVTSFEPFTLLSALAAVTDRIGLVATASTTFDLPYHIARRFASLDHISGGRAGWNIVTTSNPDAALNFGLEEHMEHGERYHRAREFYDVVTGLWDSFADDAFIRNPESGIFFDPERMHVLGHKGEELSVRGPLNIARPPQGWPVIVQAGQSDAGRQLAAETAEAVFAAPRNLADGKSIFADIKGRMKAIGRNPDHLKILPAAFIVVGDTVEEAKAKRAKLDSLVHYDSAIASLSIALGHDASKFDPDGPLPEIPETNASKSGRERVIALAEAEKLTVRQLAQRLGGYAGLAFVGTPESIADEMEQWLHEEGSDGFNVVFPFLPQGLLDVTTRVVPELQRRGIFRRDYEGTTLREHLGLPRPENRFFKAAAEAAQ, from the coding sequence ATGACCGAACAGAAGCAATTGAAGCTGGGCGCCTTCATGCGTCCCGTCAGCCTGCATACGGGGGCCTGGCGTTATCCCGGCGCCTATCCGGACGCCAACTTCAATTTCCAGCACATCAAAAGCTTTGCGCAGGAGCTGGAAAAGGCGAAATTCGACGCCTTCTTCATGGCCGATCACCTCGCGGTCCTCAACATGCCGATCGAGGCCCTGAAGCGCAGCCAGACCGTCACCTCCTTCGAGCCCTTCACACTGCTTTCTGCGCTCGCCGCCGTTACCGACAGGATTGGCCTCGTCGCAACCGCCTCCACCACCTTCGACCTGCCCTATCATATCGCCCGCCGCTTCGCCTCGCTCGACCATATCAGCGGTGGCCGCGCCGGCTGGAACATCGTCACCACCTCCAATCCCGATGCCGCCCTTAATTTCGGCCTCGAAGAACACATGGAACATGGCGAGCGCTACCATCGCGCTCGCGAATTCTACGATGTCGTGACCGGCCTCTGGGACAGCTTCGCCGACGACGCCTTCATCCGCAATCCGGAAAGCGGCATCTTCTTCGATCCCGAGCGAATGCATGTCCTCGGGCACAAGGGCGAGGAATTGAGCGTTCGCGGCCCGCTCAACATCGCCCGCCCGCCGCAGGGCTGGCCCGTCATCGTGCAGGCCGGACAATCGGATGCCGGCCGCCAGCTTGCCGCCGAAACGGCCGAAGCCGTCTTTGCAGCTCCCCGTAACCTCGCCGACGGCAAATCGATCTTTGCCGATATCAAGGGACGGATGAAGGCGATCGGCCGCAATCCGGATCATCTGAAGATCCTGCCCGCCGCCTTCATCGTCGTCGGCGATACGGTCGAGGAGGCAAAGGCCAAGCGGGCAAAGCTCGATAGTCTCGTCCATTACGATAGCGCCATCGCATCCCTGTCGATCGCACTTGGGCATGATGCCTCCAAATTCGATCCAGACGGCCCGCTGCCGGAGATTCCGGAGACCAACGCGAGCAAGAGCGGCCGCGAGCGCGTCATCGCCCTTGCCGAAGCCGAAAAGCTGACCGTGCGCCAGCTTGCCCAGCGCCTCGGCGGCTATGCCGGCCTCGCCTTCGTCGGCACGCCTGAGAGCATTGCCGACGAGATGGAGCAATGGCTGCATGAGGAAGGCTCTGACGGTTTCAACGTCGTCTTCCCCTTCCTGCCGCAAGGCCTGCTTGACGTGACCACCCGCGTCGTTCCAGAGCTGCAACGCCGCGGCATCTTCCGCCGCGATTACGAAGGTACGACATTGCGCGAACACCTCGGCCTGCCGCGCCCGGAAAACCGCTTCTTCAAAGCTGCTGCCGAAGCCGCGCAGTAA
- a CDS encoding MFS transporter: MSDQIFQAAPTRRAAPNFRVVALIVASAMFMEQLDATVLATALPTMARDFGVSAPAMSISLTSYLLSLAIFIPASGAIADRFGSRTVFRSAIAVFVVGSLLCAQAPNLFFLVIARLLQGLGGAMMLPVGRLVLMRSVARKDMVNAMSWLLIPALVGPILGPPIGGMFVTYLDWRWIFYINVPIGIIGFILVTMFIEEVKGPRTGRFDLSGFILSGISLGSLLFGFEMSSREGEGYMAVFLISIGLLFGIAYLHHARKHPSPIMDFSLMKVPTFRTSVIAGSLTRISQGAHPFLIPLMLQLGFGLSAAAAGQIAIATALGSMAMKPLQVRILRTLGFRTALIIFGLIGTLGYGMCAIFKPDWPLPVIFVILFFCGFFMSFQFTAYNTIAYDEIERDRMSIATSFYSTFQQLMLSLGICVAALALHGSMQLRGETKAEMIDFSVAFIVVTAIALLAVIWNASFSRTAGSEISGHRRRSPEDSLGEH, from the coding sequence ATGTCGGATCAGATATTCCAGGCCGCCCCGACCCGGCGGGCCGCACCGAATTTTCGTGTAGTAGCGCTTATCGTAGCAAGCGCGATGTTCATGGAACAGCTCGACGCGACCGTGCTCGCAACAGCCCTTCCGACTATGGCAAGAGACTTCGGCGTCAGCGCGCCGGCCATGAGTATCTCGCTGACATCCTACCTCCTCAGCCTCGCGATCTTCATTCCTGCCAGCGGCGCCATCGCAGACCGCTTCGGGTCGCGCACCGTCTTTCGGTCCGCCATCGCGGTCTTCGTTGTCGGCTCGCTTCTCTGCGCGCAGGCGCCGAACCTGTTCTTCCTCGTGATCGCGCGCCTCCTTCAAGGCCTCGGCGGCGCTATGATGCTGCCCGTCGGTCGCCTCGTGCTGATGCGCAGCGTCGCCCGCAAGGATATGGTCAACGCCATGTCCTGGCTGCTGATCCCGGCGCTGGTCGGCCCCATTCTTGGCCCGCCGATCGGCGGCATGTTCGTCACCTATCTCGACTGGCGCTGGATCTTCTACATCAACGTGCCGATCGGCATCATCGGCTTCATCCTGGTGACGATGTTCATCGAAGAGGTGAAAGGCCCGCGCACCGGTCGTTTCGATCTCTCAGGCTTCATCCTCTCGGGCATTTCGCTCGGCTCTCTGCTCTTCGGCTTTGAAATGTCGAGCCGCGAGGGCGAAGGCTATATGGCGGTCTTCCTGATCTCCATCGGCCTTCTGTTCGGCATCGCCTATCTGCACCACGCCCGCAAGCACCCCTCACCGATCATGGATTTCTCCTTGATGAAGGTGCCGACTTTCCGCACCTCGGTCATCGCCGGTTCGCTGACGCGTATCAGCCAGGGCGCCCATCCCTTCCTGATCCCGCTGATGCTGCAGCTCGGCTTCGGTCTTTCGGCCGCGGCCGCAGGCCAGATCGCTATTGCGACCGCGCTCGGCTCCATGGCCATGAAGCCGCTGCAGGTCCGCATCCTGCGCACGCTCGGCTTCCGCACCGCCCTCATCATCTTCGGCCTGATCGGCACGCTCGGCTATGGCATGTGTGCCATCTTCAAGCCGGATTGGCCGCTGCCCGTCATCTTCGTGATCCTGTTCTTCTGCGGCTTCTTCATGTCGTTCCAGTTCACGGCCTACAACACGATTGCCTATGACGAGATCGAGCGCGACCGCATGAGCATTGCGACGAGTTTCTACTCGACGTTCCAGCAGCTGATGCTATCTCTCGGCATCTGCGTCGCCGCCCTTGCGCTGCATGGCTCGATGCAGCTGCGTGGGGAGACGAAGGCCGAGATGATCGACTTCTCCGTCGCCTTCATCGTCGTCACAGCCATTGCGCTTCTCGCCGTCATCTGGAACGCCAGCTTCTCGCGGACCGCCGGTTCGGAAATCAGCGGCCACCGCCGCAGATCGCCGGAAGACAGCCTCGGCGAGCATTGA
- a CDS encoding VOC family protein: MVAGIHHITLITRKVQANVDFYVGFLGMRLVKRTGGFEDAAQLHLLYGDAVGSPGSLITFLVWEDGSPGRAGVGQVGEISLAIDPACIGYWLTRALSAGLKPEGPSEEFGEPVLRLKDPDGVIVKLVGTNTLQAAAPWTSDTIPQEHAIARIRGATLFSETPEETQVMLVDHFDYRPLATNGAISRLVSEPGDILDIRDARGFWASAPGTGTVDHIAFRAADDAELQSVHAALQAIDSGPTTMHDRKYFRSLYVREPGQILFELATDAPGMLIDEDEATLGTHLFAPGDSPKLLAELNVILPQFSMPGDPRVVYRDLPFIHRFFTPGEPNSNVFVLLHGSGANETTMLPLGHKIDPDATLLSVRGRALEEGAPRWFRRNGPMSFDQADIVSEAEAFAAFIDGAIHAYGLDPDRIVYIGYSNGANLLNAMLSLHPHLIRRAVLLRSMAVLENPPAADMSDADVLLVAGEKDLYGPYAQPLAERLRDGAAKVELTTVPAGHEFDDADVSVIQEWLKRDV, translated from the coding sequence ATGGTCGCCGGCATCCATCACATCACGCTGATCACCCGCAAGGTCCAGGCGAATGTCGATTTCTACGTCGGCTTCCTCGGCATGCGCCTCGTCAAGCGCACCGGCGGCTTCGAGGACGCCGCGCAGCTTCACCTCCTCTATGGCGACGCCGTGGGTTCGCCCGGCTCGCTGATCACCTTTCTGGTTTGGGAGGATGGTTCTCCCGGCCGCGCCGGCGTCGGCCAGGTCGGCGAAATCTCGCTCGCCATCGATCCGGCATGCATCGGTTATTGGTTGACGCGCGCCCTGAGTGCCGGCCTCAAACCGGAAGGCCCATCGGAGGAATTCGGCGAGCCGGTCCTGAGGCTGAAGGACCCGGATGGCGTCATCGTCAAACTGGTGGGAACGAACACGCTGCAGGCCGCAGCTCCTTGGACGAGCGACACCATTCCGCAGGAGCACGCGATTGCCCGCATCCGCGGCGCAACGCTGTTCAGCGAAACGCCAGAGGAGACGCAAGTCATGCTGGTCGACCATTTCGACTACCGTCCGCTCGCCACCAACGGAGCGATCAGCCGGCTCGTCTCGGAGCCTGGCGATATCCTCGACATCCGCGATGCCCGTGGCTTCTGGGCGAGTGCCCCGGGAACAGGTACGGTCGATCACATCGCCTTTCGCGCTGCTGACGATGCGGAATTGCAATCGGTCCACGCCGCCCTGCAGGCGATCGATTCCGGGCCGACGACGATGCATGACCGCAAATATTTCCGCTCGCTCTATGTCCGCGAACCCGGCCAGATCCTGTTCGAACTCGCGACGGATGCGCCTGGCATGTTGATCGACGAGGATGAAGCGACGCTTGGCACGCACCTCTTCGCTCCCGGCGATAGTCCGAAGCTTTTAGCCGAGCTGAACGTGATCCTGCCGCAGTTCTCTATGCCCGGCGACCCGCGCGTCGTCTATCGCGACCTGCCCTTCATCCATCGCTTCTTCACGCCAGGCGAGCCGAACAGCAATGTCTTCGTTCTGCTGCACGGCTCCGGCGCCAACGAGACGACGATGCTGCCGCTCGGCCATAAGATCGACCCCGATGCGACCTTGCTCAGCGTGCGCGGCCGCGCACTCGAGGAAGGTGCACCGCGCTGGTTCCGTCGCAATGGACCGATGTCCTTCGATCAGGCCGATATCGTGAGCGAGGCCGAAGCCTTCGCCGCCTTTATCGACGGCGCGATCCACGCCTATGGCCTCGATCCGGATCGCATCGTCTATATCGGCTATTCGAACGGCGCCAATTTGCTGAACGCCATGCTGTCGCTACACCCGCACCTCATCCGCCGCGCCGTGCTGCTGCGCTCCATGGCCGTTCTCGAAAACCCGCCAGCGGCTGATATGTCGGATGCCGATGTGCTGCTGGTCGCGGGCGAGAAGGATTTATACGGGCCATACGCCCAACCTCTCGCCGAACGCTTGCGCGATGGCGCAGCAAAGGTCGAGCTGACGACGGTGCCTGCAGGTCACGAGTTTGACGATGCCGACGTTTCGGTCATTCAAGAGTGGCTGAAGCGGGACGTGTAG
- a CDS encoding glycerate kinase type-2 family protein, with protein MTVTDPRAFLTSLFDAAVRAADPLTGIRTHLPAKPNGRTIVIGAGKGSAQMAAALEQCWNGPLEGLVVTRYGFSAPCRRIEIIEAAHPVPDEAGLVASLRLLKLVEGLTEDDLVIALISGGGSALLPSPADGLSLADEIAVNKALLASGAPISAMNVIRKHLSTIKGGRLAAAAHPAKVVSLVVSDIPGDDPALVASGPTVPGLGTRAEALDLIRLYQIELPPAVLAHIEKADADAPRPDDPRFAGNEVHLIASAGVSLEAAADVARAAGIEAAILSDAIEGEAREAAHVHAAIAREVLHRNRPFAKPIVLLSGGETTVTLKGKGKGGRNSEFLLSLAIDIDGHSGIHAMAADTDGIDGSENNAGAFADAGTVARLRQAGLVPAEMLANNDAWTAFNAIGDLFVPGPTGTNVNDFRAILIA; from the coding sequence ATGACCGTTACCGATCCCCGCGCCTTCCTGACCTCGCTGTTCGATGCCGCGGTTCGTGCGGCCGATCCGTTGACAGGCATTCGCACGCATCTGCCGGCCAAACCGAATGGCCGCACGATCGTTATCGGCGCCGGCAAAGGATCTGCCCAGATGGCGGCCGCGCTGGAGCAATGCTGGAATGGCCCGCTGGAAGGCCTTGTCGTGACGCGATACGGCTTTTCCGCCCCCTGCCGCCGGATTGAGATCATCGAAGCCGCCCATCCCGTGCCGGACGAAGCAGGCCTCGTCGCTTCCCTTCGGCTTCTGAAACTTGTCGAGGGCCTGACGGAGGACGATCTGGTGATTGCCCTGATATCAGGCGGCGGCTCGGCGCTGCTTCCCTCGCCAGCGGACGGCCTGAGCCTTGCGGACGAAATCGCGGTCAACAAGGCACTGCTCGCCTCCGGCGCGCCGATCTCGGCGATGAATGTCATTCGTAAGCATCTGTCGACCATCAAGGGTGGCCGACTCGCGGCAGCAGCCCATCCCGCCAAGGTTGTCTCGCTCGTCGTCTCGGACATTCCCGGCGACGACCCTGCGCTGGTGGCCTCTGGCCCGACCGTGCCCGGCCTCGGCACGCGCGCCGAAGCGCTCGATCTCATCCGCCTCTACCAGATCGAACTGCCACCGGCCGTTCTCGCCCATATCGAGAAGGCGGATGCGGACGCGCCGCGCCCGGACGATCCGCGCTTTGCCGGCAATGAAGTGCATCTCATCGCATCCGCTGGCGTCTCGTTGGAGGCTGCCGCCGATGTGGCACGTGCCGCCGGCATCGAAGCCGCCATCCTCTCCGACGCCATCGAGGGCGAGGCTCGCGAAGCTGCGCATGTCCACGCCGCCATCGCCCGCGAAGTGCTTCACCGCAACAGGCCTTTCGCCAAACCGATCGTGCTGCTGTCAGGCGGCGAAACGACTGTAACGCTGAAAGGCAAGGGCAAGGGCGGACGGAACTCGGAATTCCTGCTGTCGCTCGCCATCGATATCGACGGCCACTCCGGCATTCACGCCATGGCTGCGGACACTGATGGCATCGACGGTAGCGAGAACAACGCCGGCGCCTTTGCCGATGCCGGTACGGTGGCGCGTCTGCGCCAGGCTGGACTAGTGCCGGCCGAGATGCTGGCAAACAATGACGCGTGGACAGCTTTCAATGCCATCGGCGATCTCTTCGTCCCCGGCCCGACCGGTACGAACGTCAATGACTTCCGCGCCATCCTGATCGCGTAA
- a CDS encoding SDR family oxidoreductase, with translation MSNISNKVAMITGASRGIGAAIAERLAEDGFTVVINYSGSEAAAEGLARKIEEKGGKALTAKADVSDVEAVRRMFDAAEAAFGGVDVLVNNAGIMQLAKIVDADDAHFDRHLAINLKGTFNTLREAGRRLRDGGRIVNFSTSIVGLKLETYGVYAATKAGVELLTGIMAKELRGRSITVNAVAPGPTATDLFLNGKSDELIDRMAKMNPLERLGTPQDIAAAVSFLVGPDGGWINGQTLRANGGMI, from the coding sequence ATGAGCAATATTTCCAATAAGGTAGCAATGATCACCGGCGCATCGCGCGGCATCGGCGCTGCCATTGCAGAGCGTTTGGCCGAGGATGGCTTCACCGTCGTCATCAACTATTCCGGCAGCGAAGCCGCCGCCGAAGGGCTCGCCCGCAAGATCGAGGAAAAGGGCGGCAAGGCGCTGACCGCGAAGGCCGATGTCTCCGATGTCGAAGCCGTGCGCCGCATGTTCGACGCAGCCGAAGCTGCCTTCGGTGGTGTCGATGTCCTCGTCAACAATGCCGGCATCATGCAGCTCGCGAAGATCGTCGATGCAGACGACGCGCATTTCGACCGCCACCTCGCCATCAACCTGAAGGGCACGTTCAATACGCTGCGAGAAGCCGGCAGGCGCCTGCGTGACGGCGGCCGCATCGTCAACTTCTCGACCAGCATCGTCGGCCTCAAGCTCGAAACCTACGGCGTCTATGCCGCAACCAAGGCCGGCGTCGAGCTTCTGACCGGCATCATGGCGAAGGAACTGCGTGGGCGCTCGATAACAGTCAATGCGGTCGCGCCAGGCCCGACGGCCACCGATCTTTTCCTCAACGGCAAGAGCGACGAGCTCATCGATCGCATGGCCAAGATGAACCCGTTGGAGCGCCTGGGCACACCGCAAGACATCGCCGCCGCCGTTTCCTTCCTCGTCGGCCCGGATGGCGGCTGGATCAACGGCCAGACGCTGCGCGCCAATGGCGGCATGATCTGA